The DNA region GACGAGCAGTACTACGCGTGGATCGGCGATGACGACCTCTTCCGTCCCGGTGGGCTCGCGAAGCTTCAGAGACTGCTCGAGGCGAACCCGAAGGCGGTGCTCGCGTACGGCGGGTGCGATTACATCGACCCGAACGGCGCCACCATCGCCACGAGCAATGCAGGCAGGCTCGCGCAGATCCTGCTGGCATGGGGCCCCGACCTCATCCCGCACCCCGGGACCATGATCAGGCTGGACGCCCTGCAGGGCATCGGCGGCTTCGACCCCCAGCTCAAGTACGCGATGGACCTGGACGCCTTCCTCACCCTCCGCAGCGCCGGCTCATTCACCTACACGCGCGAGACCGTGTCGGCCTTCCGGTGGCACCCCGATTCGCTCACGGTGGCCGGCCGGCTCAACTCGAGCCTCGAGGCCGAATCGGTCAAGCGTCGCCACCTCCCCAGGGCGATCCGGCCGATCAGCCCGCTGTGGCACCTGCCCTGGCGGTGGGCATCGGCCTACGCGGCCAAGCGGGTGAGCCATCAGGCCCGCAGGATCGCCGCGTCCGCGGCATCCGTCGGCGCGGAATAGCACCGCGCCGTACCGAACCCCCGCGAAATGCGCTGCGCTAGGCTGGCAGCGATTTCGTCTGACCGGGCGCCCGTGCGACACGACGCCCTCGACACCCCACGTGGAGTAACACCCTCATGACCGAAAGCCAGACCAAGCGCGCGCTCATCACCGGCATCACCGGACAGGACGGCAGCTACCTGGCAGAGCTGTTGCTCTCCAAGGGCTACGAAGTGCACGGCCTCATCCGTCGATCGTCGACCATCAACACCAGCCGCATCGATCACGTCTACCAGGACCCGCACGAGTCGGGTGCCCGCCTCTTCCTGCACTACGGCGACCTGACCGACGGCTCCCGTCTCGTCACCCTCCTCGACCAGATCAAGCCCGACGAGGTCTACAACCTCGCCGCCCAGTCGCACGTGCGCGTCAGCTTCGACGAGCCCGAGTACACCGGTGACACCACGGGCCTCGGCTCCACCCGTCTCCTCGAGGCCATCCGGATGACCGGGCTGCACTGCCGCTTCTACCAGGCGTCGAGCTCCGAGATGTTCGGCGCCACCCCGCCGCCGCAGAACGAGGACACCCCGTTCTGGCCGCGCTCGCCCTACGGCGTCGCCAAGGTCTACTCGTACTGGATCACGCGCAACTACCGCGAGGCGTACGGCATGTTCGCCGTCAACGGCATCCTGTTCAACCACGAGTCCCCGCGTCGCGGCGACACCTTCGTGACGCGCAAGATCACGCGTGCCGTCGCGCGCATCGCAGCCGGCACGCAGTCCGAGCTGTTCATGGGGAATCTCGACGCCGTGCGCGACTGGGGCTACGCACCCGAGTACGTCGAGGCGATGTGGCGGATGCTGCAGCACGACGAGCCCACCGACTACGTCGTGGCCACGGGCACGAACTACACGGTGCGCGACTTCCTGCAGCTCTCGTTCGAGCACGTGGGACTGGACTGGGAGAAGTACGTGCGCTTCGACGAGCGCTACCTGCGTCCGACCGAGGTCGACGCGCTCGTCGGCAGCGCCGCGAAGGCGGAGGAGCTCCTCGGCTGGGTGCCGAAGGTGCTCACCCCCGAGCTCGCCCGCATCATGGTCGACGCCGACATCGCCGCTCTCGATGCCGGCGGAACGCCGTGGATCGATCGAGTCACGTTCGCGTGAGCACCGAGCCCGGCGGCTCTCAGCACCCTCTTCGCGTCGCACTCTCGATGATGACCCTCGTGCCGGGCGGCATGGGGGGCAGCGAGACGTACGCGCGGGCCATCACCCGGCAGCTCGCGACCACCTCGGTGGTCGAGGCGACGGCCTACGTGCCTGAGTCCGCCAGCGGTTTCGCTGGAGCCCTGCCGGAGCGGGTCGTCCGTTCCCTGCCCTCCGGCTCGTCGACCACCGACCGCCTGCGCACCGTGGCGAGCGTCACCCGGCGCGCGCCGGAGCTGCGCAGGCTCATGGCCGATGCCGATGTCGTGCACTACCCGTTCACGGTCCCGGCGCCGAAACCGGCCAGGCGACAGGCGTCGGTGCAGTCACTGTTGGACGTGCAGCACCTCGAGCTCCCGCAGCTGTTCAGCCGGGCGGAGCTGCTCTACCGCCGCGTCTCCTACGAGGGATTCGCCCGCAAGGCCGACGCCGTGGTCACCATCAGCCACTTCGCCAAGGCGCGCATGGTGGAGCTCCTCGGGCTCGATGCCGACAGGATCCACGTCGCTCACCTCGGCGTCGACACCGCGCGCTTCACGCCCAACATCGGTGACCGCGAGAACTTCGTGCTCTACCCGGCCCGCGGTTGGGCGCACAAGAACCACGCCAGGCTCATCGAGGCCATGGCGATCGCGCGCACGACCAACCCGTCGCTGAGGCTCGTCCTGACCGGTGGCGGGCTCGACACCCTCGGCGACCTGCCCGACTGGGTCGATCGCCGCGGCCTGGTCTCCGAGGAGGAGCTGGCGACGCTGCTGCGCACCGCCGGCGTGCTCGCGTTCCCGAGCCTCTACGAGGGCTTCGGTCTTCCGCCTCTCGAGGCCATGGCATCCGGATGCCCCGTCGCAGCCTCGAACGCCGGTTCCATCCCCGAGGTGGTCGGCGACGCCGCCGTGCTGTTCGATCCGCTCTCGCCGGAGTCGATCGCCGACGGCATCCTGCAGGCTCTCGCCGACGGCCAGCGACTCTCCATCGCCGGGGTGGAGCATGCAGCGACCTTCACCTGGGAGAGCTGCCTCGAAGCGCACCTGCTCGCCTATGCCGCCGCTGCACGCACGGCCGAGGCTCGGCGATGACCGCGGCGAACGCTCGGGAGCGCGTGCTCGTGACCGGTGCGAACGGTCAGGACGGCACGTACCTCGTGCGCGCGCTGCTCGCCGACGGTCACGCCGTGCACGGCATGTGCCACTCCGAGGCCGGGGCAGCGCGTCTGGTCGCGGACTTCCCGGACGCCACTGCCCACGTCTGCGATCTCGGCGACGCCGTCGGCATCACCCGCATGATCGACGAGATCAGCCCCACGCACGTCTACAACCTCGCGGGCAACACCTCCGTCGCCCGCTCCTGGGAGTTCCCGGCCGAGACGGCCGACGTGCTGGGCACGGGTCCGATCCGCCTGCTCGAGGCCGCGTGGAAGCTGGGGGAGCGCACCGGCGAGGTCGTGCGCTTCGTGCAGGCGTCGAGCGCCGAGATCTTCGGCGATGCATCCGTGGTTCCTCAGGACGAGTCGACGCCACGCGTTCCGGTAACTCCGTACGGGGTGGCCAAGACCCTCGCCCACGAGATGGCCGGGGTCTACCGCGAGCGCGGCATGTTCGCCAGCACCGCGATCCTGTACAACCACGAGTCGCCGCTGCGGCCGCCGACGTTCGTGGCGCGCAAGATCTCGCGTGAGGTCGCACGCATCGCGACCGGGCAGTCCCAGCAGCTCACCCTGGGGAACATCGACGTCCGCCGCGACTGGGGCTACGCGCCCGATTACGTCGACGCCATGCTGCACATCGGCCGGGCCGGGCATCCGGGCGACTTCGTCGTCGCGACGGGGCAGGCGCACTCGGTGCGCGACTTCGTCGACGCGGCGTTCAGGCACGTCGGCATCGACGACTGGGACCGCTACGTGTCGATCGATCCGGCGTTCTACCGCCCGGCGGATCCGCAGGAGCTCGTGGGAGACTCGTCCAGACTTCGCGAGCTCGGCTGGACCCCCAGTGTCGACTTCGGACACCTCGTCACGCTGATGGTCGACCACGACCTCGAGCTTCTTCGCCGGACCGAGTGAGCATCCGCTCCTCCATCACCTGAAAGGCACCAACCATGCCTCTGCCCAGACTCGTCGCCTTCGATCTCGACGACACCCTCGCCCCGTCCAAGTCGCCGGTCGATCCGCGTATGGCGGACCTCCTCGTGCGCCTGCTCGCCGGCACCGAGGTGT from Leifsonia sp. Root1293 includes:
- a CDS encoding glycosyltransferase, translated to MPHADVLVILPTLGDRIDMLAVTLKTVAEQRLTTKLTLVVVLPAAAHTARAMAIEAGAVVVDDPKTGISDAINCGLAQRTDEQYYAWIGDDDLFRPGGLAKLQRLLEANPKAVLAYGGCDYIDPNGATIATSNAGRLAQILLAWGPDLIPHPGTMIRLDALQGIGGFDPQLKYAMDLDAFLTLRSAGSFTYTRETVSAFRWHPDSLTVAGRLNSSLEAESVKRRHLPRAIRPISPLWHLPWRWASAYAAKRVSHQARRIAASAASVGAE
- the gmd gene encoding GDP-mannose 4,6-dehydratase, whose amino-acid sequence is MTESQTKRALITGITGQDGSYLAELLLSKGYEVHGLIRRSSTINTSRIDHVYQDPHESGARLFLHYGDLTDGSRLVTLLDQIKPDEVYNLAAQSHVRVSFDEPEYTGDTTGLGSTRLLEAIRMTGLHCRFYQASSSEMFGATPPPQNEDTPFWPRSPYGVAKVYSYWITRNYREAYGMFAVNGILFNHESPRRGDTFVTRKITRAVARIAAGTQSELFMGNLDAVRDWGYAPEYVEAMWRMLQHDEPTDYVVATGTNYTVRDFLQLSFEHVGLDWEKYVRFDERYLRPTEVDALVGSAAKAEELLGWVPKVLTPELARIMVDADIAALDAGGTPWIDRVTFA
- a CDS encoding glycosyltransferase family 4 protein, yielding MSTEPGGSQHPLRVALSMMTLVPGGMGGSETYARAITRQLATTSVVEATAYVPESASGFAGALPERVVRSLPSGSSTTDRLRTVASVTRRAPELRRLMADADVVHYPFTVPAPKPARRQASVQSLLDVQHLELPQLFSRAELLYRRVSYEGFARKADAVVTISHFAKARMVELLGLDADRIHVAHLGVDTARFTPNIGDRENFVLYPARGWAHKNHARLIEAMAIARTTNPSLRLVLTGGGLDTLGDLPDWVDRRGLVSEEELATLLRTAGVLAFPSLYEGFGLPPLEAMASGCPVAASNAGSIPEVVGDAAVLFDPLSPESIADGILQALADGQRLSIAGVEHAATFTWESCLEAHLLAYAAAARTAEARR
- a CDS encoding GDP-mannose 4,6-dehydratase codes for the protein MTAANARERVLVTGANGQDGTYLVRALLADGHAVHGMCHSEAGAARLVADFPDATAHVCDLGDAVGITRMIDEISPTHVYNLAGNTSVARSWEFPAETADVLGTGPIRLLEAAWKLGERTGEVVRFVQASSAEIFGDASVVPQDESTPRVPVTPYGVAKTLAHEMAGVYRERGMFASTAILYNHESPLRPPTFVARKISREVARIATGQSQQLTLGNIDVRRDWGYAPDYVDAMLHIGRAGHPGDFVVATGQAHSVRDFVDAAFRHVGIDDWDRYVSIDPAFYRPADPQELVGDSSRLRELGWTPSVDFGHLVTLMVDHDLELLRRTE